In a genomic window of Nodosilinea sp. PGN35:
- the dapA gene encoding 4-hydroxy-tetrahydrodipicolinate synthase, with the protein MTYFGRVLTAMVTPFSEDGSVDYAVAERLADHLVNNGSDGLVVCGTTGESPTLSWQEEYQLYKTVREAVAGRAKVIAGTGSNSTSEAIEATRHAGELGLDGSLQVVPYYNKPSQEGLYQHFSQIAAAVPDLPIMLYNIPGRTGCALAVDTTARLAEISNIVAIKEASGSLDQASQIRYYTPAEFSIYSGDDSLTLPVLAVGGCGVVSVASHLVGPHIQKMVQAYAAGETRLATEIHLQLLPLFKVLFVTTNPVPLKVALAHQGWPVGAVRSPLCMPDESTTAAILQVLEQLSASDVLAKRA; encoded by the coding sequence GTGACATATTTTGGCAGAGTGCTAACGGCAATGGTGACGCCATTCTCTGAAGATGGCTCCGTTGACTACGCCGTGGCCGAGCGCCTGGCTGACCATCTGGTGAACAACGGCAGCGATGGGCTGGTGGTGTGCGGCACCACAGGTGAGTCGCCCACCCTGAGTTGGCAAGAGGAGTATCAGCTCTACAAGACGGTGCGCGAAGCGGTGGCGGGCCGTGCTAAGGTGATCGCGGGTACTGGCTCCAATTCGACCTCAGAGGCCATTGAGGCTACCCGCCATGCCGGTGAGCTGGGGCTAGACGGGTCTCTGCAGGTGGTGCCCTACTACAACAAGCCCTCCCAAGAGGGGCTCTATCAGCACTTTAGCCAGATTGCGGCGGCGGTGCCCGACTTGCCAATCATGCTGTACAACATTCCGGGGAGAACCGGCTGTGCCCTGGCGGTAGACACCACTGCCCGTCTGGCAGAAATATCGAATATAGTGGCTATTAAGGAGGCTAGTGGAAGCTTAGACCAAGCCAGTCAAATCAGGTACTATACCCCCGCCGAGTTTAGCATCTACTCTGGGGATGACTCCCTAACTCTGCCAGTGCTCGCCGTGGGCGGCTGTGGGGTGGTGAGCGTGGCCAGTCACCTGGTTGGCCCACACATTCAAAAGATGGTGCAGGCCTACGCAGCCGGAGAGACCCGGTTGGCCACCGAAATACATTTGCAGTTGTTGCCTTTGTTTAAGGTTTTGTTTGTTACCACCAACCCGGTGCCGCTTAAGGTAGCGCTTGCTCACCAGGGCTGGCCAGTGGGCGCAGTGCGATCGCCCCTGTGCATGCCCGACGAGTCAACTACCGCCGCTATTCTCCAGGTGCTTGAGCAGCTTTCTGCCAGCGATGTCTTAGCCAAGCGCGCCTAG
- a CDS encoding tetratricopeptide repeat protein, with the protein MAYSDNIAQRFDLFQRLSSLPVAQLEQVIFALNPPSGNVSPPLAPPAQRVTELLAWAESPMGCGLELVEEVLAKFIPRPPERPQGWFLAHPYPMPPNFTGRTAELEVLTNWLGQSNQPLYVLLALGGFGKSALTWHWLTHRVDSQEWPQVVWWSFYEASASFDNFLPEIFAYLTGHNPGRVPPRQQLQAVLIYLQRHPVLIVMDGFERELRAYGGLGAAYQGDEPLGGGVAGEGVGEVGRMGEGRECISPLAEEFLRGVACLPGLRGRVLMSTRLRPRAVEQHGGLLAGCGEKELRSLAPDDAVTFFRRQGVAGNRNEIERVCENYGFHPLSLRLVAGYIAQNFDCPNDIRAADSLDVTGDLVQRRNHVLARTYDSLPPAGRQLLGRIACFRSPVAYGVLQALAQGDGAGDDAEAAGERSGAMPLQAILRDLINRGLVQQETRRTPQGPQVWFDLHPIVRRYAYGRMATEARTAAHGQLRDYFATVPGPEHVTTLDDLAPVIELYHHMVRAEQYDEACDLFLERIDEPTYGLGAYQLQIELLRALFPQGEDQPPQLRNEGSQGQVLNALADNYSLSGQPRVAMPLFESGAVIAARLGNQRNVAVVLGNLAYVVQLPIGAMQAAEANLYRSIELCRIIANEYWEAVERGELGRLLTYRGVWAKAEAELQLSTEYWNKTTNLQGLCIDWAYRSLAGLLRGRAGDTAGAGMALAAAERSLELADETARAIHPVERDYVRAHWLLGAAHRVNGDLSASDTHLTDALTRCRTINAVDAEADILLDLARLRAAQDKPAETLSLAQQALAIADRCGYVLQGADINLFLAQHHLAQGDPAQARPHAQAAHRLATCDGGDHVYRVALDEATALLAQLA; encoded by the coding sequence GTGGCCTATTCAGACAATATTGCCCAGCGTTTTGACCTGTTTCAGCGGCTCTCGTCTCTGCCCGTCGCCCAGCTAGAGCAGGTGATTTTTGCGCTGAACCCGCCGTCGGGGAATGTCTCGCCGCCTTTGGCCCCGCCCGCCCAGCGCGTGACGGAACTGCTGGCCTGGGCCGAAAGCCCTATGGGTTGCGGGCTGGAGCTGGTGGAGGAAGTCCTGGCTAAGTTCATTCCTCGCCCGCCTGAACGGCCCCAGGGATGGTTTTTGGCCCACCCCTACCCCATGCCGCCCAACTTCACCGGGCGCACCGCCGAGCTAGAAGTCCTCACCAACTGGTTAGGGCAGAGCAACCAGCCGCTGTATGTGCTGCTTGCCCTGGGGGGCTTTGGCAAAAGCGCCCTCACCTGGCACTGGCTCACCCACCGGGTGGACTCGCAGGAGTGGCCCCAGGTGGTGTGGTGGAGCTTCTACGAAGCCTCGGCCAGCTTCGACAACTTTTTGCCAGAGATCTTCGCTTACCTGACGGGCCACAACCCAGGCCGGGTGCCGCCCCGCCAGCAGCTCCAGGCGGTGCTGATCTACCTGCAACGGCACCCGGTGCTGATCGTGATGGATGGCTTTGAGCGGGAGCTGCGGGCCTACGGGGGGCTGGGGGCGGCGTACCAGGGGGATGAGCCGTTGGGAGGGGGTGTAGCTGGTGAGGGGGTGGGGGAGGTTGGGAGGATGGGGGAGGGGCGCGAGTGCATTAGTCCGCTGGCGGAGGAGTTTTTGCGGGGGGTGGCCTGTCTGCCGGGGCTGCGGGGGCGGGTACTGATGTCTACTCGGCTGCGGCCTCGGGCGGTGGAGCAGCACGGTGGTTTGCTGGCGGGCTGTGGGGAGAAGGAACTGCGATCGCTAGCCCCAGACGATGCGGTGACGTTCTTTCGTCGCCAGGGGGTGGCGGGCAACCGGAATGAAATTGAGCGGGTGTGCGAGAACTATGGCTTTCACCCCCTCAGCCTGCGGCTGGTGGCGGGCTACATTGCCCAAAATTTTGACTGCCCCAACGACATCCGCGCCGCCGACAGCCTGGATGTAACCGGCGACCTGGTGCAGCGGCGCAACCATGTGCTGGCCCGCACCTACGACAGCCTGCCCCCGGCGGGGCGGCAGCTGCTGGGGCGGATTGCTTGCTTTCGTAGCCCGGTGGCCTACGGGGTGTTGCAGGCCCTTGCCCAGGGCGATGGGGCGGGTGATGATGCCGAGGCTGCGGGGGAGCGTAGCGGTGCTATGCCCCTACAGGCTATCCTGCGGGATTTGATCAATCGGGGGCTGGTGCAGCAGGAGACGCGACGGACGCCTCAGGGGCCACAGGTGTGGTTTGACCTACACCCCATCGTGCGGCGCTATGCCTATGGCCGCATGGCCACCGAGGCCCGCACCGCCGCCCACGGCCAGCTGCGCGACTACTTTGCCACGGTGCCCGGGCCAGAGCATGTGACCACCCTGGACGACCTGGCCCCGGTGATTGAGCTGTATCACCACATGGTGCGGGCAGAGCAGTACGACGAGGCGTGTGACTTGTTTCTTGAGCGCATTGATGAACCCACCTACGGCCTAGGAGCCTACCAGTTGCAGATTGAACTGCTGCGCGCCCTCTTTCCCCAGGGCGAAGACCAGCCGCCGCAACTGCGAAATGAAGGCAGTCAGGGCCAGGTGTTAAACGCACTAGCAGACAATTACAGCTTAAGCGGACAACCGAGGGTGGCAATGCCTTTGTTTGAGAGTGGGGCTGTTATTGCCGCAAGATTAGGAAATCAGAGAAATGTAGCAGTTGTCCTAGGAAATTTGGCTTACGTGGTACAACTCCCTATCGGTGCTATGCAAGCTGCTGAAGCCAACTTGTATAGATCAATTGAACTTTGCCGGATCATTGCCAATGAGTATTGGGAGGCGGTTGAGCGTGGGGAACTAGGACGACTGCTGACCTACCGAGGAGTATGGGCAAAAGCAGAAGCGGAGTTGCAACTTTCCACAGAGTACTGGAATAAAACAACTAATCTGCAGGGACTTTGCATCGATTGGGCCTACCGATCGCTGGCGGGGCTGCTGCGGGGGCGGGCGGGAGATACCGCTGGGGCAGGGATGGCGCTGGCGGCGGCGGAGCGATCGCTCGAACTCGCCGACGAAACTGCCCGCGCTATACATCCTGTCGAACGCGACTACGTCCGCGCCCACTGGCTGCTGGGGGCCGCCCACCGGGTCAACGGCGATCTATCCGCCAGCGACACCCACCTCACCGACGCCCTCACCCGCTGCCGCACCATCAACGCTGTAGACGCCGAAGCCGACATCCTGCTCGACCTGGCGCGGCTGCGGGCTGCCCAGGACAAGCCTGCCGAGACCCTTTCCCTGGCCCAGCAGGCCCTGGCGATCGCCGATCGCTGTGGCTACGTCCTCCAGGGGGCCGACATCAATCTGTTTTTGGCCCAGCACCACCTGGCCCAGGGCGACCCCGCCCAGGCCCGCCCCCACGCCCAGGCGGCCCACCGCCTCGCCACCTGCGACGGCGGCGACCACGTGTACCGCGTCGCCCTCGACGAAGCCACCGCCCTGCTGGCCCAGCTTGCGTAA